Proteins encoded together in one Shewanella oneidensis MR-1 window:
- the tolQ gene encoding protein TolQ has protein sequence MQADMSFIGLFLQASLLVKFVMFTLLGLSIMSWTVILQRRSLLTGAKNKSAKFEDKFWSGVDLNRLYKELSARPDNTGLESLFVTGFKEYSRLNKLNSKVPDAVMDGTSRAMRVTLSRELEKLEANLPLLATIGSTSPYIGLFGTVWGIMNSFIAIGSMENATLAMVAPGIAEALIATAMGLFAAIPAVIAYNRFATQVEKLEIAYANFMEEFSSILHRQAYSEKEGA, from the coding sequence GTGCAAGCTGATATGTCGTTTATCGGGTTATTTTTACAAGCCAGTTTATTAGTGAAATTCGTGATGTTCACTTTACTTGGATTGTCGATTATGTCTTGGACGGTGATTTTGCAACGCCGTAGCTTATTGACAGGTGCAAAAAATAAATCGGCAAAGTTTGAGGATAAATTTTGGTCAGGCGTCGACTTAAACCGCCTGTATAAAGAATTATCGGCGCGCCCAGATAATACGGGCTTAGAGTCATTATTTGTAACGGGCTTTAAAGAATATTCACGTTTAAATAAATTAAACAGCAAAGTGCCTGATGCGGTGATGGATGGAACTTCGCGGGCGATGCGCGTGACTTTATCCCGTGAATTAGAAAAGTTAGAAGCCAACTTACCGTTATTGGCAACCATTGGTTCCACTAGTCCTTATATCGGTTTGTTTGGTACGGTATGGGGGATTATGAATTCATTTATCGCGATTGGTTCAATGGAAAACGCAACCCTAGCCATGGTGGCTCCCGGTATTGCAGAAGCTCTGATCGCAACGGCAATGGGTCTGTTTGCCGCAATCCCAGCTGTTATTGCCTATAACCGTTTTGCGACACAAGTTGAAAAGCTAGAAATTGCCTACGCTAACTTTATGGAAGAGTTTTCTAGCATCCTGCACCGCCAAGCATATAGTGAGAAGGAAGGGGCATAA
- the tolR gene encoding protein TolR encodes MQVGYQRKRRRPVAEINVVPYIDVMLVLLIIFMVTAPIVTQGVKVELPQGAAEVLPADSKPPVVASIDADGAYFLNQGGSNNEEMELEELATAVAAIMVTEPQRPVVVKADRTIPYDNVIQLMVTLQQAGVPSVGLMTDSPKEK; translated from the coding sequence ATGCAAGTCGGTTATCAGCGTAAACGTCGTCGCCCCGTTGCTGAAATCAACGTGGTACCCTATATCGACGTCATGCTCGTGCTACTGATCATTTTTATGGTAACAGCACCGATAGTGACACAAGGGGTTAAAGTGGAGCTGCCTCAAGGGGCGGCCGAAGTGTTGCCTGCAGACAGTAAGCCACCAGTTGTGGCGTCTATCGATGCAGATGGTGCTTATTTCCTCAATCAAGGCGGCTCCAATAATGAAGAGATGGAATTGGAAGAGTTAGCGACTGCCGTGGCGGCGATTATGGTGACTGAACCTCAGCGCCCAGTGGTCGTGAAAGCCGATAGAACCATTCCTTATGATAACGTGATCCAATTGATGGTGACCTTGCAACAGGCAGGTGTTCCCTCAGTCGGTTTGATGACGGATTCACCCAAGGAGAAATAG
- the motY gene encoding flagellar protein MotY, with protein sequence MWRKLILVSILCVPATAMAELRHYVASLGESQWRVSQNSPIVCRLEHDIPSYGKAIFTSEAGKQLNLNFTLDMWVKPDQVTQAKLMSRAPKWRPGVVSKEITSLRYQKYFNGEVPKRAAWSMLNELSRGMEPTFYYADWYDESTKIAVGLSSANFGRKYAEFKACLSHLLPYSFEDIAFTVLNYDEGGTDLTRFSQQQLSRIQEYLSYDPDVELVLVDAYTDSHGGRSVNQKVSDKRAESVKDFFVSSGIPQDRIVTVGHGERRHVASNEDIEERALNRRVVVRISKPL encoded by the coding sequence ATGTGGCGAAAACTGATATTAGTATCAATTTTATGCGTTCCAGCAACTGCAATGGCAGAGTTGCGTCACTATGTGGCCTCGTTGGGCGAGTCCCAATGGCGAGTCAGTCAAAACAGTCCCATCGTTTGTCGTCTTGAGCATGATATTCCATCCTATGGTAAGGCGATTTTTACCAGTGAAGCGGGTAAGCAATTAAATCTCAACTTCACTTTGGATATGTGGGTAAAACCTGATCAAGTGACCCAAGCTAAACTAATGAGCAGAGCACCGAAATGGCGACCTGGCGTGGTATCTAAAGAAATCACCTCGTTACGTTACCAAAAGTATTTTAATGGTGAAGTGCCTAAGCGCGCAGCTTGGTCAATGCTAAACGAGTTAAGCCGCGGTATGGAGCCTACTTTTTACTATGCAGATTGGTATGACGAGTCTACTAAAATTGCTGTAGGGCTTTCATCGGCCAATTTTGGTCGAAAATATGCCGAGTTTAAGGCCTGTTTATCCCATTTATTACCTTATAGCTTTGAAGATATTGCGTTTACTGTGCTTAATTATGATGAAGGGGGGACAGACTTAACTCGCTTCTCACAGCAACAGCTTTCGCGGATACAAGAATATCTGTCCTACGATCCAGATGTCGAGTTGGTGTTAGTCGATGCCTATACTGACAGTCATGGTGGCCGTTCAGTTAACCAGAAAGTGTCTGATAAGCGCGCTGAATCGGTAAAAGATTTCTTTGTTTCCAGTGGCATTCCTCAAGATAGGATTGTGACTGTTGGTCACGGCGAGCGACGTCATGTGGCTTCAAATGAAGATATTGAGGAAAGGGCGCTAAACCGCAGGGTTGTTGTCCGAATTAGCAAACCGCTCTAA
- the tolA gene encoding cell envelope integrity protein TolA has translation MADNSNVALPLSISAGIHIGVIIILAIGIDFTHKPEPVQQVSAPAVKAVMVDQQQVANQVEKLKQEKRDTERRERERQAELERKAQEAKQAREREQAQLKQLAEERKQQEIETQKANEAAKAAQLKQQQEKEKAQKAEADRKLKEQERKLAEDAAQKAAEKRKVEEAAVAKAEADRKQKEAEAKAKAEADAKAKADKAKADAEAKAKAEAKAKADAKAKADAEAKALAQQEQEMADALAAEQAALSQTMNKQMQTEVGKYTAMIKSTIQRNLVVDESMRGKTCTVSVRLANDGFVISSQTQGGDPNVCRATKAAILKAGKLPVSPDPAVYNLMKEINLIVEPTFN, from the coding sequence GTGGCGGATAATTCAAATGTTGCATTACCTCTGTCAATTTCAGCAGGTATTCATATTGGCGTGATAATTATTCTGGCCATTGGCATAGATTTCACCCATAAACCTGAACCTGTGCAACAAGTTAGCGCCCCTGCAGTAAAAGCTGTTATGGTTGATCAGCAACAAGTGGCTAATCAAGTTGAAAAGCTTAAGCAGGAAAAGCGCGATACCGAGCGTCGTGAACGTGAACGCCAAGCTGAACTTGAGCGCAAAGCACAGGAAGCGAAGCAGGCTCGCGAGCGTGAACAAGCTCAGCTTAAACAGCTAGCCGAAGAGCGTAAACAGCAGGAAATTGAGACCCAAAAGGCTAATGAAGCTGCAAAAGCCGCTCAATTAAAACAGCAACAGGAAAAGGAAAAAGCGCAAAAAGCCGAAGCCGATCGCAAGCTGAAAGAGCAAGAGCGTAAGCTTGCTGAAGACGCTGCCCAAAAAGCGGCGGAAAAACGCAAAGTAGAAGAAGCTGCTGTTGCAAAAGCCGAGGCTGACCGTAAGCAGAAGGAAGCAGAAGCCAAGGCGAAAGCAGAGGCAGATGCTAAGGCCAAAGCTGATAAAGCCAAGGCTGATGCAGAGGCGAAAGCAAAAGCTGAAGCTAAGGCAAAAGCGGATGCTAAGGCGAAAGCGGATGCTGAAGCTAAAGCACTTGCTCAACAGGAGCAAGAAATGGCCGATGCATTAGCAGCAGAGCAGGCTGCCTTATCGCAAACCATGAATAAGCAAATGCAGACAGAAGTGGGCAAATATACCGCTATGATTAAATCAACGATTCAACGTAACCTGGTGGTTGATGAGTCGATGCGTGGTAAAACTTGTACCGTTTCAGTGCGTTTAGCTAATGATGGTTTTGTGATCAGCAGCCAGACTCAGGGCGGTGATCCTAATGTTTGCCGAGCAACCAAAGCGGCGATTTTAAAAGCAGGCAAGTTACCCGTGTCTCCGGATCCTGCGGTTTATAACTTGATGAAAGAAATTAACTTAATCGTTGAACCAACGTTTAATTAA
- the ybgC gene encoding tol-pal system-associated acyl-CoA thioesterase has translation MTFNWPISVYYEDTDAGGVVYHSNYLNFFERARTEWLKALGVSQTALLADDTAFVVKRAELDFKKAARFEQNLIVETKVIELKKASLVFHQRLVDHLGDCYCEGTVLVACVALSRMRPRAIPLNIVQEFDSAS, from the coding sequence ATGACGTTTAATTGGCCCATTTCAGTCTATTACGAAGATACTGACGCTGGCGGCGTTGTCTATCATTCGAACTATCTCAATTTTTTTGAGCGGGCACGCACCGAGTGGTTAAAAGCCTTAGGCGTAAGTCAGACTGCACTGTTAGCCGATGATACGGCGTTTGTGGTCAAGCGAGCGGAACTTGATTTTAAAAAAGCCGCACGTTTTGAACAGAACCTTATTGTAGAAACTAAGGTCATAGAGTTGAAAAAGGCCTCGTTGGTATTTCACCAACGTCTGGTTGATCATCTGGGTGACTGTTATTGTGAGGGCACAGTGCTGGTGGCCTGTGTTGCGTTATCACGTATGCGTCCCCGAGCAATTCCCTTAAATATTGTGCAGGAGTTTGACAGTGCAAGCTGA
- a CDS encoding prolyl oligopeptidase family serine peptidase, whose translation MALRFRLAQQGLLVATLGMALAACQSGNTPEEAAAQQISANKLVYPETEKDALVETIHGVAVADPYRHLEENTPETESWVKEQQAFGQAYLAKIPNKQVVVDRITELWNYEKISAPFENGDNQFYYRNDGLQAQSVLYVKGKDGVEKAVLDPNSFSADGTVALSGVSVSNDGKILAYGVSKSGSDWQQWQFIDIATGKKLNDELSWIKFSSAVWDKENQGVFYARYDAPAGGDLLADVNFNQKVYYHKLGTDQRQDLLIYERPQNKDWGFGIDVSEKGEYLLLSISQGTDKRNRFFYKSLFEPKAQVVELILKLEAEYEFLGNDGTVFYFKTDLDAPNGKVIAIDTRNSDKSQWQTIIPESKDPINKVAIINDHLVVSYLHDVLGQLSIFSMGGQKRQEVTLPGKGNVAGPFGKASKDYFYYVFNSYIQPETTYKFDFKTAESTVVAKPQVSFNPDNYVSEQVFYTSKDGTRVPMMLSYKKGLVRNGQNPTLLYAYGGFAISMTPRFSPANIAWLDMGGIYAVPSLRGGADYGESWHQAGMFDKKQNVFDDYFAAAEYLINEKYTNSTKLGAYGRSNGGLLMGAALTQRPELFAAVLPAVGVLDMLRFHKFTIGWAWTSEYGSADNAEQFPALLAYSPYHNVKAQAYPATMVMTADHDDRVVPLHSFKFAAMMQEKQQGDKPVIMRIESNAGHGAGKPTSMKIDEFADIYSFLWQSFGLTLPQTLAK comes from the coding sequence ATGGCATTAAGATTTCGCCTTGCTCAGCAAGGTTTATTAGTGGCCACATTGGGTATGGCGTTGGCCGCCTGCCAGAGTGGGAATACGCCAGAAGAAGCTGCTGCGCAGCAGATCAGCGCAAACAAATTGGTTTACCCTGAGACGGAAAAAGACGCCTTAGTCGAAACCATCCATGGTGTTGCGGTGGCGGATCCTTACCGTCATCTTGAGGAAAATACCCCAGAAACAGAAAGCTGGGTCAAAGAACAACAGGCTTTTGGTCAAGCTTATTTGGCGAAAATCCCAAATAAGCAAGTTGTCGTTGATCGTATTACGGAACTTTGGAATTACGAGAAGATCTCTGCTCCCTTCGAGAATGGCGATAACCAATTTTATTACCGTAATGATGGTTTGCAAGCGCAATCAGTCCTTTATGTAAAAGGCAAAGATGGGGTTGAGAAAGCCGTGCTCGATCCCAATAGTTTTTCCGCCGACGGCACTGTGGCGTTGTCTGGCGTATCGGTGAGTAATGACGGCAAAATTTTAGCTTATGGCGTGTCTAAGTCGGGCTCTGATTGGCAGCAATGGCAGTTTATTGATATTGCAACAGGTAAAAAGCTCAACGATGAACTGAGCTGGATTAAGTTCTCAAGCGCAGTGTGGGATAAGGAAAACCAAGGTGTTTTCTATGCTCGTTATGATGCGCCTGCGGGGGGGGATTTACTGGCTGATGTGAACTTTAATCAAAAAGTTTACTACCATAAATTAGGTACCGATCAGCGCCAAGATTTATTGATTTACGAGCGCCCACAAAATAAAGATTGGGGATTCGGCATTGATGTATCTGAGAAGGGTGAATATTTACTGCTGTCGATTTCGCAAGGTACGGACAAACGTAATCGTTTCTTCTATAAATCGCTATTTGAGCCTAAAGCCCAAGTGGTTGAATTAATCCTCAAGCTCGAAGCAGAGTATGAGTTTTTAGGCAATGACGGTACGGTTTTTTATTTCAAAACCGATTTAGATGCACCTAACGGTAAAGTGATAGCCATCGATACGCGCAATAGCGACAAATCCCAGTGGCAAACCATTATTCCTGAATCGAAAGATCCCATTAATAAAGTCGCCATTATCAATGACCATTTAGTCGTGAGCTATTTACACGATGTATTAGGGCAATTATCGATTTTCAGTATGGGCGGCCAGAAGCGCCAAGAAGTGACTTTACCGGGTAAGGGCAATGTGGCGGGGCCTTTTGGTAAGGCGAGTAAAGACTATTTCTACTATGTCTTTAACAGCTATATTCAACCTGAAACCACCTATAAGTTTGATTTTAAAACCGCAGAGTCGACTGTTGTGGCTAAACCACAGGTGTCATTTAATCCCGATAACTACGTATCTGAGCAAGTGTTCTACACTAGCAAAGACGGTACCCGCGTCCCGATGATGCTGTCCTATAAAAAGGGCTTAGTCAGGAATGGCCAAAATCCAACCTTGCTTTATGCCTACGGTGGTTTTGCGATTTCGATGACGCCGCGTTTTAGCCCTGCCAACATTGCTTGGTTAGATATGGGCGGTATTTACGCCGTACCAAGTCTACGTGGTGGCGCGGACTACGGTGAAAGCTGGCATCAGGCAGGCATGTTCGATAAAAAGCAAAATGTGTTTGATGACTATTTTGCCGCGGCCGAATACCTTATCAACGAAAAATACACCAATAGCACTAAGTTAGGTGCCTATGGTCGCAGTAATGGCGGTTTGTTGATGGGGGCTGCGCTGACGCAAAGGCCTGAACTGTTCGCTGCAGTATTACCCGCAGTTGGCGTGCTCGATATGCTGCGGTTCCACAAGTTTACCATCGGCTGGGCTTGGACCAGTGAGTACGGTAGCGCTGACAATGCTGAGCAGTTCCCTGCATTATTAGCGTATTCGCCTTACCATAACGTCAAAGCGCAGGCTTATCCTGCTACTATGGTGATGACCGCTGACCATGATGACCGTGTGGTACCATTACACAGCTTTAAGTTTGCAGCCATGATGCAAGAAAAGCAGCAGGGTGATAAACCTGTGATTATGCGTATTGAGTCCAATGCAGGTCACGGCGCTGGTAAACCAACGTCGATGAAGATTGACGAGTTTGCCGATATTTACAGCTTTCTGTGGCAAAGCTTTGGTCTCACATTACCGCAAACGCTCGCAAAATAG